Below is a genomic region from Gemmatimonadota bacterium.
CCGTGTCCCGCCTCGTGGATGACACCGTAGAAGGACTGCATGGGCAGGGTCTCGGAATACCGGGTCGTCAGGCGGACGTCCTGCACGCCCATGTGCGTACAGAAGGGATGGGGGGAGATATCCAGGCGGCCGGCCTCGAAGTCGAAGCCCATGCGCTCGGCGGCCGTGACGCCCAGGCGCCGCTGGTCGTCGATGGGGTAGTTCCGCTCCAGGAAGTCGGTGCGGGGCCTGACCCCGGTGGACGCGATGCGCTGCACCAGGTCCACGAGGGGGCCGCGAATCGAATCGAAGACCGCCGCCGTAACTTTCGTGGTGGCATAGGGTTCGTATTCGTCGAGCAGCGCGTCGTAGGGTTCGTCTTCGTACCCGACCGCTTCGGCGACCTCGCGCTGGAGGGCGACCAGCTTGTCGATCCACGGCGCGAAAGCCTTAAAATCATCTTCCTTCCGGGCCTTGATCCACACCCCGATGGCCGCCGAACTCGTTTCAGCGATGGATTTGACCAGGTCGACGGGAACCTTGACCGCCCGGTCGCTGGAACGGGCGATCTCGCGGATGTTGACCTCCTCGTCGGCCGTCAGCGATTCCGACCGGGCGGCGTCCAGTGCCGCCCGCATTTCATCGGAGGTGATCCGCTCGTGGGCCATCCCGGAGAGGGTGGCGAGTTGCCGCCCCCGGCCGGCCGCGCCCTTGGGGGGCATGTAGGTTTCCTGGTCCCATCCCATCAGGGCCAGGGCGCCGTACAGGTCGCTCACCTCGCGGTACATCTCCATTACCCGTTCGTAGTGCGTTGGCACGGTTGCATCTCCCTTTTTTAATTCTCGCTACGTGGCCAGGACCTACGTGGCCGGGACCTACGTGGCCAGGACCGTCTTGACGCGCATCCGAAGCCTGCCATGAGCCTTTCGAAGGACCTGCTCGACCTGGCACGGTTCATCCCCTTTGGCGAATATGAAACCGGGGTAGCCGGCCCCTTCCGGCAACGGGGTCAGCATGTCGCCTTCCTTCGCGGTGACGACCACGTCCTCCACGCCCGGGGTCTTCTTCGCCTCCTCGACGCCGTCGAATCCCTGGAACAATCCGCCTTCCGGCACCGGCAGCATCATCACGCCCGCGGCCCCCGGTTTGTTCCCAGAGTCGTCCATTCCCTTCGGCTCGCTATCCGTCCCGCGATCTGTGCCGCCGCGGCCCTGCGCCTTGCGGCCGACGCCGTCCACGTGTTGCCCCAGGGCGTGGCGCAGTATAAGTTCCTCCAGGGACACCCCCAGTCCGTATTCCAAAACGCGGGAGCAGAGGCCGCCGATGGACCGGCCCGCGATCTCGATGATCCGGGCCTCGCCGTGGTGGACCCGCAATTCGGCATGGACCGGTCCCTCCGTGAGTCCCACGGCCGTGGAAGCCCGCTGGACGGCATCGAAAGCGACTTGTTGCGTCTCTTCGGGCAAGCGCGAAGGCGTAACATAGATCGTCTCTTCGAAAAAGGGTCCCTCCAGGAGATCGGGCTTGTCGAACAGGGAGAGCACACGCAGGCGGCCGCCGTTCAACAGGCCCTCCAGGGCTACCTCCTGCCCGGGTATATAGGACTCCACCATGATGCGGTGGGCATCGGGATCAAGACTCGGCGGCCGGTCCGACATGCCTTCGAGTATGCGGCCTATCCTGCGGAACGCTTCGATGAAGCCGTCTGGCGAGTCGGCCCGGATTACGCCCCGGCTGCCCGATAGCAGGATGGGCTTGAGTACACATGGATAACGCTGTTCGAGTGCGATTTCCTCGACGGGGACCGAAAGGTCGAACCGGGCGAAAGGGGGGCACCATACCCCCGCGGCCGAGAGCATTTCACGCATGCGGAACTTGTTGCGCGCGGCGATGGCTGCTTCGGGCGTGTTGTGCGGAAGGCCGAGGACCTTACACGCCCGGGCGGCGATTTCGGTGGTATAGTCGTCTACGGGCACGATGGCATCGAGGGGATGTTCACCGGCGTAGTCCACAATTTCATCCACGGCCTGCGACACGTACCGGAGCCTGAGCGAAAGCGGGATGTCCCACTCCGCAGCCAGCACCTGGCAGAAGTCCGATCCCACGACGACCTCAAGGTTCAGGCGGCGCGCCGCTTCCAGAAACGGATCCGCGCGATAGGTCGTCGTCGGCATCAGGAGAAGCAGTCTTTTGGACGGGTTTTCTGCTGGCATGATAAGATTGAAAAATAGAAATTCCATGGACCGAAATCAATGAAATCGCCCGTCCTGTCGCACTACCATACACAGGTATAGCGAAAAAAAACTTGCTTACGAAACTGCGCACGAAATATATTGCACGTACATTTCGCGTAATTCACCCGCAAAGTACAGGACCTTAAAACGTTCTGTCGCGGGTATTCTCGCACTCTATCGGGTGCATTACTCCCATTATTTTATCTGGAGGGTAATCAATGAATCGCACAGAATTGGCCGGTAAGGTTGCGGATGCTACTGGGTTGTCCAAAGCGCAAGCCGACGCCGCAGTCGCCGCAGCACTCGACGCCATAAAGAGCAGTCTGAGCGACGGCGATTCCGTCACGCTGATCGGTTTCGGCACGTTCAGCGTATCGAACCGCGCTGCTCGCCAGGGGCGAAATCCCGGTACGGGCGAGTCCATTACGATCGCGGCGAGAAACGTGGCCAAGTTTACGGCAGGCAAGGCTCTAAAGGACGCCATAGGCTAAATCCGAATCACAGGAGCCGGTCCGGTCGTATCGTACGGTCCGGCTCCTTCCGAAACATCGACTCACGGATGGATCCGAATTACGAGACGTCGAATGTACGTGCGCCTCGAGGTTTTTCCATCCGTCTTCCTGATTGAACCGGGAAGGCCGAGTCGTACTTTTTTTAACCGGTAAAGCACACGTGTGCATATGCGGAGGATCGCCTTGCCGCTCTATGAATTCACACTCACGGATTTCCTGTTTCCCGCGGATCTTCCGAACAACAAGGCCAATTTCCGCTTCGTCGTCGATCTGCGCTTTATCAACCACCGAAGCCAGTTTGCCACCGAACATGCCGTGATGCCCAGTCTCGACACCTTCTGGGAATGTGATACCGGGAGGTCGGGCAAGCCGAATTACGTTCGAAACGCCGGGGAGGAGAGCCTCAGGATCGGCGAAGGCCCGCCCGACCGGTGCGGCCGGTTCGAAATGGAGGCGATAGACGATTGGGACAAGCTGATCCTGTTGGTGCGGGGGAAGCGAATCCATTCCATACAGTTCAAGGTGTTCGACGTAGACCGCAAAGACGCCTGGGACAAGATCAAGGATTTCCTGGGCGGGATCGTCGAAGCCGTCATCGGCAGAATCAAGGGAACGATCCCGGAAAACCTGCCCCTGCACCTGCCCGAATCCCTGGGAGGCGCCGCGGACGACCTGCAGTCCTTTCTCCTGAAGAAAATCGCGGGTGGCGACGCGATCCTCTTCAGGGGATCAACCACGCTCGGGGAATTGACCGATGGTGAAAAGGCCCGCATGACGGTCCACGGCCGGGGCACCGGTGGAACCTACATGATCGGTTTCGACCTCACCCAGCGGGATGGATGACCAGATCCGTCATGATAGTAATCATCAGTGATCTTCACCTTACCGACGGCACGACCGGGCAGACAATCAAGGAAAACGCCTTTCGGATCTTTGCAAGGCGGGTCCGGGACATGGCCTTCGCGGCCTCATGGCGCAAGGGAGGCCGATACCAGCCCATCGAACGTATCGACATCCTCCTTCTCGGAGATATCCTGGACGTCCT
It encodes:
- a CDS encoding carboxypeptidase M32, with protein sequence MEMYREVSDLYGALALMGWDQETYMPPKGAAGRGRQLATLSGMAHERITSDEMRAALDAARSESLTADEEVNIREIARSSDRAVKVPVDLVKSIAETSSAAIGVWIKARKEDDFKAFAPWIDKLVALQREVAEAVGYEDEPYDALLDEYEPYATTKVTAAVFDSIRGPLVDLVQRIASTGVRPRTDFLERNYPIDDQRRLGVTAAERMGFDFEAGRLDISPHPFCTHMGVQDVRLTTRYSETLPMQSFYGVIHEAGHGLYEQGHDPEHEGTPRGASVSLGIHESQSRLWENMVGRSRAFWRYFFPEFSAVFPDQAADVTEEEVYAAVNEVKPSLIRVEADEITYNLHILLRFEIERGLFTDEFTAGDLSAVWNEKMKAFLGIEPPDDRDGVLQDIHWSHGSFGYFPTYTLGNLYAAQFYRAAERDLPGLSDQIARGELLPLRDWLREHIHRPGMTYRAGDLVRHVTGEPLTADCFLAYVDEKYRSLYRL
- a CDS encoding ATP-grasp domain-containing protein, with the protein product MPAENPSKRLLLLMPTTTYRADPFLEAARRLNLEVVVGSDFCQVLAAEWDIPLSLRLRYVSQAVDEIVDYAGEHPLDAIVPVDDYTTEIAARACKVLGLPHNTPEAAIAARNKFRMREMLSAAGVWCPPFARFDLSVPVEEIALEQRYPCVLKPILLSGSRGVIRADSPDGFIEAFRRIGRILEGMSDRPPSLDPDAHRIMVESYIPGQEVALEGLLNGGRLRVLSLFDKPDLLEGPFFEETIYVTPSRLPEETQQVAFDAVQRASTAVGLTEGPVHAELRVHHGEARIIEIAGRSIGGLCSRVLEYGLGVSLEELILRHALGQHVDGVGRKAQGRGGTDRGTDSEPKGMDDSGNKPGAAGVMMLPVPEGGLFQGFDGVEEAKKTPGVEDVVVTAKEGDMLTPLPEGAGYPGFIFAKGDEPCQVEQVLRKAHGRLRMRVKTVLAT
- a CDS encoding HU family DNA-binding protein, translated to MNRTELAGKVADATGLSKAQADAAVAAALDAIKSSLSDGDSVTLIGFGTFSVSNRAARQGRNPGTGESITIAARNVAKFTAGKALKDAIG